From Paenibacillus polymyxa, the proteins below share one genomic window:
- a CDS encoding flagellar hook-basal body protein, whose product MNNSMIGAMVSMASVQQRLDLIADNIANVNTVGYKSKQGSFEDVLANVQQQPSTYLQNGRAMPLGYNLGYGVKTTAIMKNMEQGPLKETGLPTDLAIQGNALFEIQGNGQKAWTRDGSFHFIPDPNDNETMMLTTAEGYSVLDNNDVPVTAPAGSKVAINSDGELLIRANGTGAPTVGQRIKLMDVQRPEGLQQRDDNLFVLANGVTEADVFGAAGVAGAVPTDVSVRSGYLEESNVDLAGEMTDMMQVQRMYQMAARALTSSDTMMNLANNLRA is encoded by the coding sequence ATGAACAACTCCATGATTGGCGCAATGGTGTCTATGGCCAGTGTGCAGCAGCGTTTGGATTTAATTGCCGATAATATCGCCAATGTCAATACAGTTGGTTATAAGAGTAAACAGGGTTCCTTTGAAGATGTATTGGCCAATGTGCAGCAACAGCCTTCGACGTATCTCCAAAATGGACGGGCGATGCCGCTCGGCTATAATTTGGGCTACGGAGTCAAAACGACCGCAATTATGAAAAATATGGAGCAAGGTCCGCTCAAGGAGACGGGACTTCCTACCGATCTGGCGATCCAGGGGAATGCTTTGTTTGAAATCCAAGGAAATGGGCAAAAAGCTTGGACGCGTGATGGCAGCTTTCATTTTATTCCTGATCCGAATGATAATGAGACGATGATGTTGACCACTGCCGAAGGTTATTCTGTGCTGGATAATAACGATGTTCCTGTGACTGCACCAGCGGGTTCCAAAGTAGCTATTAACTCCGATGGCGAATTGCTGATTCGTGCTAATGGAACTGGCGCTCCGACAGTTGGTCAGCGAATTAAGCTAATGGATGTACAGCGTCCAGAAGGTTTGCAACAGCGGGATGATAACCTGTTTGTGTTAGCAAATGGCGTGACAGAAGCCGACGTATTCGGTGCAGCAGGGGTGGCAGGTGCTGTTCCAACGGACGTATCTGTGCGTTCCGGTTATCTTGAGGAGTCTAATGTGGATTTAGCGGGCGAAATGACGGATATGATGCAAGTCCAGCGGATGTATCAAATGGCGGCACGGGCATTAACCTCTAGCGATACCATGATGAACCTGGCTAACAATTTGAGGGCTTAA
- a CDS encoding DNA-directed RNA polymerase subunit beta, with amino-acid sequence MKEEQSDSRPMPEKTKSRWRTARYFVVPLLLLFSLLGGLIAGYVIVGKQGLAGVFEWKTWQHVIDLIFAP; translated from the coding sequence ATGAAGGAAGAACAATCTGATTCCCGTCCGATGCCTGAAAAGACTAAATCCCGCTGGCGTACTGCTCGTTATTTCGTAGTTCCGTTGTTGCTTCTGTTCTCGCTGTTAGGCGGCCTAATTGCAGGATATGTAATTGTAGGTAAGCAAGGGCTGGCAGGCGTATTTGAATGGAAAACCTGGCAGCATGTCATTGATCTTATATTTGCGCCTTAG
- a CDS encoding flagellar hook-basal body protein yields the protein MLRGLYTAAAGMMTQQRRHDTVTQNIANMNTTGYKQENSVQRSFPEMLISMTGGNPDNPDRTVGKLNTGVFAEESLSPYIQGALKDSGQTTDFALQSNINVNDPATGRPMAFDQAGKFINANGEVTYRPEAFFTVRDNNGNVRYTRDGHFQVNGTGALLSSTGSAVLDTNGNPIQLTGPVSALKVNERGQLVDSQSNQLLGTTLGISVIDRPYQLVREGNGNFRLNDTDGATARMMTANDTVSVRQGYLEVSNVDAAQSMVDMMAALRAYEANQKVIQFYDKSLDKAVNEVGRV from the coding sequence ATGTTGAGAGGTTTATATACTGCGGCTGCCGGAATGATGACACAACAACGACGTCATGACACTGTGACGCAAAATATTGCTAATATGAATACCACGGGATATAAACAGGAGAATAGCGTTCAACGCTCATTCCCCGAAATGCTTATTTCCATGACGGGGGGAAACCCTGATAACCCGGACCGTACGGTCGGCAAGCTCAATACTGGCGTTTTTGCTGAGGAAAGCCTCTCTCCTTACATTCAGGGAGCGTTGAAGGATAGTGGACAAACTACGGATTTTGCGTTACAGTCCAATATTAATGTGAACGACCCGGCTACTGGTCGACCTATGGCTTTTGATCAGGCGGGGAAATTCATCAATGCTAACGGTGAAGTCACCTATCGTCCAGAAGCGTTTTTTACGGTACGGGACAATAATGGTAATGTCCGCTATACACGTGATGGACATTTTCAAGTAAATGGAACGGGAGCATTGCTTTCGTCGACTGGTTCAGCAGTGTTGGATACGAATGGAAACCCAATTCAATTGACGGGGCCTGTCTCAGCGCTTAAAGTAAATGAACGGGGTCAATTGGTGGACAGCCAATCTAACCAGTTGCTCGGAACGACGCTTGGAATTAGTGTTATTGATCGGCCATACCAGCTCGTTCGTGAGGGCAACGGTAATTTCCGTCTGAATGATACGGATGGTGCTACGGCTAGAATGATGACCGCTAACGATACTGTATCTGTTCGCCAGGGCTATCTGGAAGTATCTAATGTAGATGCTGCTCAGTCGATGGTGGATATGATGGCTGCGTTAAGAGCGTATGAAGCAAATCAGAAGGTTATTCAATTTTATGATAAAAGCTTGGACAAGGCCGTTAACGAAGTAGGCCGTGTATAA
- a CDS encoding rod shape-determining protein, translating into MFSNDIGIDLGTANVLIHVKGKGVVLDEPSVVAIESDTKRVLAVGEEARRMVGRTPGNIIAIRPLRDGVIADFEVTEAMLKYFINRVGGKSWYSHPRILICAPTNITSVEQKAIREAAERSGAKEVFLEEEPKAAAIGAGMDIFEPSGNMVVDIGGGTTDVAVLSMGDVVTASSIKMAGDKFDTAIMKYVKTKYKLLIGERTAEDIKIAIGTVHPSGRRAEMDIRGRDMVSGLPKTLSISAEEVQDALRDPVSAIVAAAKFVLEQTPPELSADIIDRGVILTGGGALLSGLDELLAEELRVPVLVAEDPMHCVVKGTGIMLDNLDHVVKKKF; encoded by the coding sequence ATGTTCAGTAATGATATCGGTATCGACCTCGGTACGGCCAACGTGCTTATCCACGTCAAAGGTAAGGGGGTTGTTCTTGACGAACCTTCCGTTGTTGCGATAGAAAGCGATACAAAAAGAGTTCTGGCTGTCGGAGAAGAAGCGCGCCGTATGGTAGGACGTACTCCAGGTAATATCATAGCCATCCGTCCATTGCGTGATGGTGTCATCGCCGATTTTGAAGTAACGGAAGCGATGTTAAAATATTTTATTAATCGGGTAGGGGGTAAAAGCTGGTACAGCCACCCTCGTATTTTGATTTGTGCGCCGACGAACATTACCTCAGTGGAGCAAAAAGCGATTCGTGAAGCGGCGGAGCGTAGCGGGGCGAAAGAAGTATTTTTGGAGGAAGAGCCAAAAGCGGCTGCCATCGGGGCCGGAATGGATATCTTTGAGCCTAGCGGCAACATGGTCGTAGATATTGGTGGCGGAACAACAGACGTTGCAGTCCTCTCTATGGGAGATGTTGTAACAGCTTCTTCTATTAAAATGGCAGGGGACAAATTTGATACAGCCATCATGAAATATGTGAAAACGAAGTACAAGCTTCTCATCGGGGAACGTACGGCTGAGGATATCAAGATTGCTATCGGAACCGTGCATCCGAGCGGACGACGTGCTGAGATGGACATCCGTGGACGGGATATGGTATCCGGATTGCCCAAAACGTTAAGTATTTCCGCGGAAGAAGTGCAGGACGCGCTGAGAGATCCCGTGTCAGCGATTGTAGCTGCAGCTAAGTTTGTACTGGAGCAGACGCCACCGGAGCTATCAGCCGATATTATTGACCGTGGTGTCATTTTGACTGGCGGTGGTGCGTTGCTTAGCGGTTTGGACGAGCTGCTTGCTGAAGAATTGCGTGTTCCAGTGCTGGTTGCTGAAGATCCGATGCATTGTGTCGTTAAAGGTACAGGAATTATGCTGGATAATTTGGATCATGTGGTTAAGAAAAAGTTCTAA